The window TGCGCGTCGCACCTTCTTTGAGGATGCCCGGTCACTGATGCGTTGGCAAATCTTTGAAAATTGGGAAGCCCTGATTCAATTTATGGCCGAGGGTCTAGAGTTAGAACCCGCCCTGACTAACTGTTTCGTTTTCTTACGATTGGGCCATTGTTATTGGATGCTCACAAGTCGCCTCGGCAGAGAGGTGGCTAAATGCCGCGTTGCTATCATCTGGGTAATTACCTGGTTTTGAGGTCGTTACTGTACTCGGAACCGTGCCACATAACACTGCACTTTAATCTGATTAGCGCAGAGTGCGACTCCTCGCTGATACATCGGCATTGCGCCGCTATTTTCCCGATACCCGTTTTCTACATTTAGAATTGCTGTTCATTTGAGGCAAATTGTGCTTTACAAATTCAACAAGAGGCGTGTCATGCTGAGAGCCTGTGCTGAGCTTGCCGAAGCATCCTCCGAAGCATCCCATTCCTCTGGTGGGAGCGGGATGCTTCGCTCCGAAGACTCCGCTCAGCATGACCATGCAGCGTAAATTTGTAAAGAAGATGTTCCGCTCAATGAAACATGCCGGGACAAAGAAAGCCCTTTGTTTCTTTGTCCCTTTGTCTTAAATTCCTAAAAAGGTGGCATCATGCAAATTTTGGTAACAGGCGGGGCCGGGTATATCGGCAGCCATACGGTGGTGGAACTGCTCAACGCCGGGCACGACGTGGTGGTGGTGGACAACCTGGCAAACAGCAAGGAAGAATCGCTGCGGCGGGTGGCGGAAATTACCGGGCGGGCGGCCAGGTTTTATCGGGTGGATTTACGCGATAAGGCTGCGTTAACGGCCGTGTTCCGCCAACATACCATCCACGCCGTCATCCACTTTGCCGGGCTGAAGGCGGTGGGCGAATCGGTGGCCTTGCCGCTGGCTTATTACGACAACAACATCGGCAGCACGGTGGCGCTGTGCCAGGTGATGGCCGAACATGGCGTCAAAAACCTGGTGTTCAGCTCCTCGGCGACGGTGTATGGCGAACCAGAACGTGTGCCGGTGACGGAAGAGACGCCTTTGCAGGAGGCGACCAACCCATACGGCCGTTCCAAAGCCATCATCGAGAAAATCTTACAAGACCTGTACCTGTCTGACAAGGCGTGGAACATTGTCTTGCTGCGCTACTTTAACCCGGTGGGGGCGCACAGCAGCGGCCGCATCGGCGAAGACCCCAATGGGCCGCCCAATAATTTGATGCCCTATATTGCTCAGGTGGCGGTGGGCAAACGGCCGTACCTGCGCGTGTTTGGCAATGATTATCCTACCCCGGACGGTACCGGCGTGCGCGATTACATCCATGTGGTGGATTTGGCCGTCGGCCATTTGAAAGCGCTGGATAAAGTGGCCGAAAAGCCGGGTGTGGTCATCTACAACTTGGGAACAGGCGTGGGCTACTCCGTGCTGGAAGTGGTAGACGCCTTTGCCGAAGTCAGCGGGCGCGACATCGCCTACCAGGTGGTGGCGCGGCGGCCAGGGGACGTGGCCGTCTCCTACGCCGACCCGTCGCGGGCGGCGCAAGAATTAGGCTGGCGCGCCGTCAAAGGTCTGGCCGACATGTGCGCCGATGCCTGGCGTTGGCAGTCGCAAAACCCGAATGGTTATGAAGTTTGAATTGTGAAGTGTGAATTATGAAGCGCGGAGAAACTGTCTCCCCGTCTCCCCGTCACCTTGTCTCCTCATCTCCCCTATAAGTCTGAATAATTTCAGCCATGATTGACAAGGCGATTTCTTCCGCGGTTTGGGCGTGGAGGTTCAGACCGATGGGGGCGTGGATGCGGGCGATTTGCGTCGGACTAAGGCCGAGCGCTTGCAGACGTTCTACCCGTTTGGCGTGGGTTTTGCGGCTGCCCAATGCGCCGATGTAAAAGGCAGGGCTGTTTAGCGCAATTTGCAGGGCAGGGTCGTCTATTTTGGGGTCGTGGGTCAGCAGGACAACGGCCGTTTGCGGCGTCAGGTCCAGTTCGGCAAACGCTTTGTCCGGCCAGAGCGGCAGCAGCCGGTCGGCGTGGGCAAAGCGGGCCTGGCTGCCAAAAGCGCGGCGCGGATCCACCACGACAGTGCGAAAACCAAGCAGGCGGCCCATTGGCGTGAGGGCGATGGCAATATGGACGCCACCGACCAGCACCAGCGTCGGGGCGGGGTGATAGGTTTCGACGAAGAGTTCGACGTCTGGGGTGGGTTGGAAACGTTGGGTAGTTGGCTGGTTGGCTGGTTGAATGGTTGGGGTAAGTTCGGGGGGCAGGTGGCCGGCGGTACGGCCGTCGCGGCTGACAGCCAACTGCTGGCCCAGCAGATGTTCCGGGCCGCGAATGACGGTGTAGCAGGTTCCGGCCTGGTCGGTCTGGATGAGGCTGTGGAGGAAATCGAAAACGGCCGTGTCCAACCGCTGTACAAACACCTCAATACTGCCGCCGCAGGCCAGCCCTACGTCCCAGGCCGTCTCATCGGCCACGCCAAAGTGCAGCAGCTGCGGCGCGCCGGCTGCCAGCACCTCTTGTCCGGCGGCAATAACCGCGCCCTCAATGCAGCCGCCGCTGACTGAGCCGCTGACCAAACCAGAGGCAGCGAACGCCATCTTGCCCCCGGCCTTACGCGGCGCAGACCCCCAGGTCTGGATGACGGTAGCGACAGCGATATTCTGAGACGGCTGCTGCCGCCAGGCTAAAACGTCGGCGATGATTTCATTCATGCGCGGTGGCGCGCCGCCGCCGAAGCAAAATCCAGGCAGCCAGGGTGAGGAGGGCGAGGAGGAGGGCGATACGGCCGTAAGCCGCCGAGGACAGCGATGGCCGGGCGCTGTGGGGCGGCGACAGAAGATGAACCGGGGGGATGTCGGTTATCTGGCCGGTCTGGATGAGTTGGTCCAGGCGTTCCAGGCTTTGGCGCACAATGGCGCGGGCGCTGGTTTCCAGCAAGGGTGCGGCGTGCTGCTGCAAATCACCGCCCACTTCGGTCTGGGCTTCGTAATGAAGTACTGTGTGATTATTGTGCGGTTGCAGATGGAGACGGCCGTTGCCCGCCAATGTACTTTTGTCATTGTGGGCGGCAAAGGTAAACGCATAGCCGCTTTGTGGCTGCACGTCTGTCAGGTGAAAGATTCCTTCGTATGCGCCAGCCAGGGGGCCAACGCGGACAACCAAGTTGCCACTAAATTCATCTTCGCCCACGCTGGCGACGGACTGGCTGCCAGGCACTATCCGGCGCAAAACTTGCGCATCAAACAACAACGGCCAAAGGGCTTCTGGTGTGGCGGCAAAGGTAAAACTTCCCTGGATTTTCATCAAAACGGTCTCATTTGCTTGCCCGGCATGGACAGGTGGGTCGTTTAATCTGGCGCTTTGCTTTCCTGATCAGCCAGCGATTCAATTTTTCCGGCGAGTTCATCCAATTGGGTGATGAGCGTTTGCACTTCGTCGCGGGTAGGGATGCCC of the Candidatus Leptovillus gracilis genome contains:
- a CDS encoding carbon monoxide dehydrogenase subunit G, translated to MKIQGSFTFAATPEALWPLLFDAQVLRRIVPGSQSVASVGEDEFSGNLVVRVGPLAGAYEGIFHLTDVQPQSGYAFTFAAHNDKSTLAGNGRLHLQPHNNHTVLHYEAQTEVGGDLQQHAAPLLETSARAIVRQSLERLDQLIQTGQITDIPPVHLLSPPHSARPSLSSAAYGRIALLLALLTLAAWILLRRRRATAHE
- a CDS encoding XdhC family protein, which codes for MNEIIADVLAWRQQPSQNIAVATVIQTWGSAPRKAGGKMAFAASGLVSGSVSGGCIEGAVIAAGQEVLAAGAPQLLHFGVADETAWDVGLACGGSIEVFVQRLDTAVFDFLHSLIQTDQAGTCYTVIRGPEHLLGQQLAVSRDGRTAGHLPPELTPTIQPANQPTTQRFQPTPDVELFVETYHPAPTLVLVGGVHIAIALTPMGRLLGFRTVVVDPRRAFGSQARFAHADRLLPLWPDKAFAELDLTPQTAVVLLTHDPKIDDPALQIALNSPAFYIGALGSRKTHAKRVERLQALGLSPTQIARIHAPIGLNLHAQTAEEIALSIMAEIIQTYRGDEETR
- the galE gene encoding UDP-glucose 4-epimerase GalE gives rise to the protein MQILVTGGAGYIGSHTVVELLNAGHDVVVVDNLANSKEESLRRVAEITGRAARFYRVDLRDKAALTAVFRQHTIHAVIHFAGLKAVGESVALPLAYYDNNIGSTVALCQVMAEHGVKNLVFSSSATVYGEPERVPVTEETPLQEATNPYGRSKAIIEKILQDLYLSDKAWNIVLLRYFNPVGAHSSGRIGEDPNGPPNNLMPYIAQVAVGKRPYLRVFGNDYPTPDGTGVRDYIHVVDLAVGHLKALDKVAEKPGVVIYNLGTGVGYSVLEVVDAFAEVSGRDIAYQVVARRPGDVAVSYADPSRAAQELGWRAVKGLADMCADAWRWQSQNPNGYEV